A window of Dehalococcoidia bacterium contains these coding sequences:
- the brxF gene encoding BREX-3 system P-loop-containing protein BrxF, translated as MPESLADRVMQKINRAAELYHRLVILAAPAGAGKTAALRDVQERTGAPLVNINLALSRRMLDLTGRLRALQLPRLLAEIVNTFSGEVILLDNIELLFDISLKQDPLRLLQGLSRNKTLVVAWNGEIRRIHPSLFLVYAVPEHPEYRRYAVNDLLIVSPAEPEVMNEK; from the coding sequence ATGCCGGAATCACTTGCCGATCGGGTGATGCAAAAAATCAACCGGGCTGCCGAGTTGTACCACCGCCTCGTTATCCTGGCGGCGCCGGCCGGGGCGGGAAAAACCGCCGCGCTCCGGGATGTTCAGGAACGTACGGGCGCGCCGCTGGTCAACATCAACCTCGCACTCTCCCGCCGCATGCTCGATCTCACCGGGCGCCTGCGAGCGCTGCAACTTCCCCGCCTGCTGGCGGAGATCGTAAACACCTTCAGCGGCGAAGTTATCCTGCTCGACAATATTGAATTGCTGTTCGATATTTCCCTCAAACAGGACCCTCTCCGGCTCCTGCAGGGACTGTCCCGGAACAAGACGCTCGTCGTGGCCTGGAACGGCGAAATCAGACGCATCCACCCGTCGCTTTTCCTGGTTTACGCCGTGCCGGAACACCCTGAATACAGGCGATACGCAGTTAACGATTTGCTGATCGTGAGCCCGGCGGAGCCGGAAGTGATGAATGAAAAGTGA